The Coleofasciculus chthonoplastes PCC 7420 genomic sequence CGGGTGAGTTTAAGCGAGACTCTATTTCTCCGAAAGGAACGTTGTGTGAGCTGACTTGGCGTTTGGCAAGGAGGAAGTTAGACCTGAGATATTGGCGAAAAAGGGTTTAAGCGATTAAAACATTACGGGTAGAGAATGGTAGAATATATCAGTTTAGATGAGTTAAATCTAGCCCTGAGGGAGTAAACCGTGAAATATTCCTGTTACCCATTTTTTGTCCAATCCTTTAATCTTCAATTATTAAGAATTTGTATTTTAAGTTTATCCCTACTTGTGACGCCGACAGCTTTAGCTGAATACGTGGCACCTGCCGATCAGAAACCACCCACTGATTATACAACGTCATCGGGTCCAAGGGGCGGATGCGAAGGTGACGGAATACCCCTAACTGCCCTTGCCCCTAAAACTCATGTGGGGGCAACCCTGTCTACCCATCCCACCTTGGCTTGGTTTGTCCCTGACGCGATAATTAAACCGATGGAATTTAGACTCTATGAGTATGATGCTCAGGGTAAACCTCAACCTGTGGGTCAGCCAATTCAGTTACAGAGTTCACCAGGAATTATGAGGTTATCCCTGGCAAGGGAGCAGTTAAAATTAACGGTGGGGAAGACCTATCTTTGGCAAGTGGTGATTCTTTGTGATCCGGATAGCCCTTCTAGCGATTTAATTGTCAGATCAGATATTCAAGTGGTGGAAACGCCATTGGCTTTTGCACAGCAACTTGCTCAGGTTAATACCGGTTCGGAGAAAGTTGAACTCTATGCTGGGGCAGGGTTTTGGTACGATGCTATGGGTGAGGCATTACAGCTTGCTCCTCCCTGGCAATTAGGAGAAGTGGCTGCATCTCTGTTGAGAGATCTGGTGAATTTGGAACCCGACGAAACCCGTCCAGAAATCTATACAGCGGAGTTAGAATTGATTGAAAATACGAGGTCAATTCTTCGGGCAACAGATTCTAGGAAAGAGCGGCAAAAATAACTAACTAGGGCTTGCTGCACAACCAGTCCAACCTTATCAATCAAGGAGTCGAGGATTATTATTGGTTTATAAATAGGACTTACGCAAAACCTATATTTGTAGGGTGCTTTAGCCAAGCGTAACGCACCTAATACCCAACCCCTAGTCAAAAAACATGCCGTCTTTCTGTTACCAGTGGTGCTAGCTTGTTTCTGGCTTATGAAACTGGCGCGATCGCCCTCGCCTCTTAATTTATTGAG encodes the following:
- a CDS encoding DUF928 domain-containing protein — its product is MKYSCYPFFVQSFNLQLLRICILSLSLLVTPTALAEYVAPADQKPPTDYTTSSGPRGGCEGDGIPLTALAPKTHVGATLSTHPTLAWFVPDAIIKPMEFRLYEYDAQGKPQPVGQPIQLQSSPGIMRLSLAREQLKLTVGKTYLWQVVILCDPDSPSSDLIVRSDIQVVETPLAFAQQLAQVNTGSEKVELYAGAGFWYDAMGEALQLAPPWQLGEVAASLLRDLVNLEPDETRPEIYTAELELIENTRSILRATDSRKERQK